One Fuerstiella marisgermanici DNA window includes the following coding sequences:
- the pyrH gene encoding UMP kinase, whose translation MPDNLITPKYQRILLKISGESFCRDGESGISMSEVASISEQIRDVMSSGVQLAIVCGGGNILRGKQFAEVSDAIIPSTAHYMGMLATVINALALQDALESAGVATRVQSAIRMEGVAEPFIRRRCIRHLEKGRVVILAAGTGSPFVTTDTAAALRAREIDADVVLKGTKVDGVYSDDPMKNPHAIRYTEITYREVIDQNLQVMDAQAFHHCMEHKLPIVVFDYKRVGNIARVIAGEPIGTRVH comes from the coding sequence ATGCCCGACAATCTGATCACCCCGAAATACCAACGAATACTGCTAAAGATCAGTGGCGAAAGCTTTTGCCGCGACGGTGAATCCGGCATCAGCATGTCGGAAGTCGCCAGTATCTCGGAACAAATTCGCGACGTGATGAGTAGCGGTGTTCAACTGGCCATCGTATGTGGTGGCGGCAACATTCTGCGAGGCAAGCAGTTTGCTGAGGTCAGCGACGCCATTATCCCGTCGACAGCTCACTACATGGGCATGCTGGCCACCGTGATTAACGCTCTGGCCCTGCAGGACGCCCTGGAAAGCGCCGGCGTGGCAACTCGCGTTCAAAGTGCAATTCGTATGGAAGGCGTGGCCGAACCGTTTATCCGCCGCCGCTGTATCCGCCATCTCGAAAAAGGACGCGTGGTCATTCTGGCCGCTGGCACGGGAAGTCCGTTCGTGACAACCGACACGGCCGCGGCCCTGCGAGCTCGCGAAATCGATGCCGACGTCGTACTGAAGGGGACGAAGGTCGACGGCGTGTATTCTGACGACCCCATGAAGAACCCTCACGCGATTCGCTACACAGAAATCACTTACCGCGAAGTCATCGACCAAAACCTGCAGGTCATGGACGCTCAGGCATTCCATCATTGCATGGAACACAAGCTGCCGATCGTGGTGTTCGACTACAAACGAGTTGGCAACATCGCTCGCGTCATCGCCGGCGAACCTATCGGCACACGCGTCCACTAG
- a CDS encoding GEVED domain-containing protein: MQNVRSWWQKVAARFGPVGRRPPSRRSFRLASGPADIAHATGERLEDRLLLTIDIAFDYRYDTNGFFNSQRQDVLEEAARIYEQRIDDRLTAIDPSASSNNWTAIFGNPGTGSEVRLSNLEVAADQIIVFVGSRPLSSLAIGGPGGSSASGVPAFVDDVLTRGQTGMKPNGTDDTDFGTWGGTITFSSNVNWHSDLNAPTPGQNDLFSVALHELGHVFGFGTSDSFSNLVNAGGQFTGAAASDAFGGAVPLHTDRAHFAENTTSTPPGTATIQETLMAPEITTGTRKQITTVDWAALSDMGWEVADVAAPLDFGDAPDSIAGTSTGNYQTRQADDGPSHVLRPGLKIGDSVDGDNGGQQNTSATADDSVGLADEDGVDASALIFVEGTAASIDVTVTNTTGSNATLYGWIDLNSDGVFSNGTESANVIVPSGTQGGTVALNFPSIPIKSAGETFARFRLSTDTSASLPTGAAADGEVEDHAVSILTAASAYDPLPLFTWSAIAGAVRYELEVDNLTAGTTQYLLQSHLSTNSFRPHEALPAGRYRWRYRAHTGSDFQAFSDYAYLTILETESRPFFTDPVANSIDSLPTFAWSPVVGATRYELWINGTNRPRVIHQAHLTNASFTPETGLTADRYTAWVRAFDDRGPLYSWSAPFAFELTESSSSVLTDPAASATDTTPTFGWLPTAVDDYTLRISNVSTGQNNIVIDRNLTGTSYTLPSSLPPGNYAATIQATGLNISSAVTFQVQEVANQAEWVAPSSDSENPLPVFNWAAVSGASRYEVWVNDVSRGVARVVHNSSLTDTTFTAPNPLPPGQYRAWVRAFNDDGSIGTWSAGQNFYVTEAVNTPTVWSPDKITDNGSPRFTWSHVGQATHYRVSFSYGLTGGTNPLPLTQTRVQNNVLQLDTPFVLGDYVVSVTAFDGDRMLGTAEKRFQITTTDDDVSVYSPSGRIDTTRPTFTWSTVSNATRYALWVNDITRDVDAIILDYNVASPVYTPAFALQPGEYQVWTRAYNGVEAVSDWSAGAKFSVTESADVPVITAPLPNITSSMPIITWTALTPNSAVQSWQVEVQQEASGQPVFELITGVTATSVQPTTPLPPGDYRVRVRGVNTANASLAWSDFHVFTVEAATSATLVSPLATIPATSGEVLFAWSTVQTAARYELWVNNITTGELKYIHETSVTDISFRPTSAMPAGNYRAWIRGIADDGTPSAWSAGVEFTVAVEA, translated from the coding sequence ATGCAGAACGTTCGATCATGGTGGCAGAAGGTGGCTGCTCGGTTCGGCCCGGTCGGCAGACGCCCCCCTTCCCGCCGCAGTTTCCGGCTGGCTTCTGGCCCGGCCGATATCGCTCATGCGACAGGTGAACGGCTTGAGGACCGGCTGCTGCTAACCATCGACATCGCATTCGACTACCGCTACGACACCAACGGATTCTTCAATTCGCAGCGGCAGGACGTGCTTGAAGAGGCCGCTCGGATTTATGAGCAGCGTATCGACGATCGCCTTACAGCGATTGATCCTTCCGCCAGCAGCAATAACTGGACGGCAATTTTCGGCAACCCCGGGACGGGCAGTGAAGTACGGCTCAGCAACCTTGAAGTCGCGGCAGATCAGATCATCGTCTTTGTCGGAAGTCGCCCTCTTTCTTCATTGGCCATTGGCGGGCCCGGCGGATCGTCAGCCTCAGGCGTGCCCGCCTTCGTCGATGATGTCCTGACTCGTGGACAAACCGGGATGAAGCCCAACGGTACCGACGACACCGACTTCGGCACATGGGGCGGCACCATTACATTCAGCAGCAATGTGAACTGGCACTCCGATTTGAATGCGCCGACTCCGGGCCAGAACGACTTATTCTCCGTTGCGTTGCACGAACTGGGACACGTTTTCGGCTTCGGCACATCAGACTCATTTTCCAATCTGGTAAACGCTGGCGGACAGTTTACTGGTGCGGCGGCGAGCGACGCTTTTGGTGGCGCTGTTCCACTGCATACCGACCGAGCTCATTTTGCAGAAAACACCACCAGCACTCCGCCCGGCACGGCGACCATTCAGGAAACGCTGATGGCTCCGGAAATCACCACCGGCACGCGCAAGCAGATCACAACAGTGGACTGGGCCGCTCTTAGCGACATGGGTTGGGAAGTCGCTGACGTTGCCGCTCCGTTAGACTTCGGCGACGCGCCGGATTCCATAGCAGGGACCAGCACCGGAAACTATCAGACGCGTCAGGCCGATGATGGTCCCAGCCATGTGCTGCGGCCGGGACTGAAAATCGGCGACTCCGTAGACGGCGATAACGGAGGACAGCAGAATACTTCTGCGACGGCAGACGACAGCGTCGGGCTGGCAGACGAAGACGGCGTGGATGCCTCCGCATTGATTTTTGTCGAAGGCACAGCCGCATCAATCGATGTGACGGTTACTAATACCACCGGCTCGAACGCAACGCTGTACGGCTGGATTGATCTCAACAGTGACGGCGTCTTCAGCAATGGGACGGAATCAGCCAACGTGATCGTGCCATCGGGTACTCAAGGTGGCACTGTCGCACTCAACTTTCCTTCAATCCCCATCAAGTCGGCAGGCGAAACCTTCGCTCGGTTTCGCTTGAGTACCGATACTAGCGCGTCATTGCCGACCGGGGCTGCTGCCGATGGTGAAGTTGAAGATCATGCCGTCTCAATTCTGACGGCTGCCAGTGCCTATGATCCGCTGCCGCTATTCACGTGGTCTGCCATTGCTGGAGCCGTTCGATACGAACTGGAAGTTGACAACCTCACCGCCGGGACGACGCAATATCTGCTGCAGAGTCATCTTTCCACCAACAGCTTTCGACCTCACGAAGCGCTCCCCGCAGGCCGCTATCGCTGGCGGTATCGAGCTCACACGGGATCAGATTTCCAGGCGTTCAGCGACTATGCGTACCTGACGATTCTGGAAACGGAAAGCCGCCCTTTCTTTACGGACCCCGTTGCCAATTCGATCGATAGCTTGCCGACGTTTGCATGGTCACCGGTGGTAGGAGCCACTCGCTATGAACTGTGGATTAACGGAACTAATCGGCCACGCGTCATCCACCAGGCGCACCTGACGAATGCATCTTTCACACCGGAAACAGGACTCACCGCCGATCGCTACACAGCCTGGGTACGAGCGTTCGATGACCGTGGTCCGCTGTACAGTTGGAGTGCCCCGTTTGCTTTTGAACTAACAGAAAGCAGCAGCAGCGTATTGACCGATCCAGCCGCGTCAGCGACCGATACAACACCAACTTTTGGATGGCTGCCGACTGCCGTCGACGATTACACGCTGCGAATCAGCAATGTGTCGACGGGGCAAAACAATATCGTCATCGATCGCAATCTGACCGGCACGTCATACACACTACCATCAAGTCTTCCGCCCGGAAACTACGCCGCGACGATCCAGGCGACGGGGCTGAACATCAGTTCTGCCGTGACGTTTCAGGTACAGGAAGTCGCCAACCAGGCTGAATGGGTTGCTCCTAGTAGCGATTCAGAAAACCCACTGCCGGTCTTCAATTGGGCAGCCGTGTCGGGTGCGAGTCGCTATGAAGTATGGGTGAACGACGTCAGCCGTGGCGTAGCGCGAGTCGTCCATAATTCGAGCCTCACGGACACTACATTCACAGCGCCGAATCCGCTGCCGCCGGGACAATACCGAGCGTGGGTGCGAGCGTTCAACGACGATGGCAGCATCGGAACGTGGAGTGCCGGCCAGAATTTTTACGTCACGGAAGCCGTCAACACTCCGACCGTGTGGTCACCGGACAAAATCACGGACAACGGGTCGCCTCGGTTTACGTGGAGTCACGTGGGGCAGGCCACTCACTACCGAGTCTCATTCAGCTACGGTCTCACAGGCGGCACCAATCCGCTTCCGCTGACTCAAACTCGAGTCCAGAACAACGTGCTGCAACTGGATACTCCGTTCGTGCTGGGGGACTACGTGGTCTCGGTCACAGCGTTCGATGGCGACCGTATGCTGGGAACGGCAGAAAAGCGTTTCCAGATCACGACGACTGACGACGATGTATCGGTGTATTCTCCATCCGGACGCATCGACACAACTCGGCCGACCTTCACCTGGTCAACCGTGAGCAACGCAACTCGGTATGCTCTGTGGGTGAACGACATCACTCGCGACGTCGACGCCATCATCCTTGACTACAATGTTGCCAGCCCCGTTTACACGCCGGCGTTTGCACTACAGCCCGGCGAGTACCAGGTTTGGACACGTGCCTACAACGGAGTTGAAGCAGTCAGCGACTGGAGTGCCGGGGCCAAGTTTTCTGTCACTGAATCCGCGGACGTGCCAGTGATCACGGCTCCACTGCCAAACATCACAAGTAGCATGCCGATTATCACGTGGACCGCTTTAACACCAAACAGCGCGGTACAGTCGTGGCAGGTTGAAGTTCAGCAAGAGGCCAGTGGCCAACCGGTCTTTGAACTCATCACCGGCGTGACAGCCACGTCCGTTCAGCCCACGACGCCGCTGCCACCGGGCGACTATCGGGTCCGCGTACGAGGCGTGAATACGGCCAACGCTTCGCTGGCGTGGAGTGACTTCCATGTCTTCACAGTAGAAGCCGCCACGTCGGCCACACTTGTGAGTCCGCTGGCAACCATTCCCGCGACTTCAGGCGAAGTCCTGTTCGCCTGGTCAACAGTCCAAACAGCCGCTCGCTACGAACTGTGGGTCAACAACATCACGACGGGCGAGCTGAAATACATCCACGAAACAAGCGTGACAGACATTTCTTTCCGGCCAACGTCAGCGATGCCCGCTGGCAATTATCGAGCATGGATTCGCGGAATTGCCGACGACGGCACTCCATCCGCGTGGAGTGCCGGCGTCGAATTCACCGTGGCCGTTGAAGCTTAA
- a CDS encoding carboxypeptidase-like regulatory domain-containing protein yields the protein MSGPVSMAGDAGIIKDVELSKDGVLYGQVYTPAGQAVPDAVVQLRYQGTAVAAARCNEKGQFAINGVRGGAHEVVVGPLRNPVRLWSAGSAPKVATQGIVVAVDEAIVRGQDMYCEPGYETGPPTSGFGMLDVITLATVGAAVGALVVSIDNKNTLEDNEDTLKRLEAGLLGPASP from the coding sequence ATGTCCGGCCCAGTCTCAATGGCGGGCGACGCGGGAATCATTAAGGACGTGGAACTCTCAAAAGACGGCGTACTGTACGGCCAGGTCTACACGCCCGCCGGACAGGCAGTCCCGGACGCTGTGGTTCAGTTGCGGTACCAGGGAACGGCAGTCGCCGCCGCGCGCTGCAACGAAAAAGGCCAGTTTGCGATCAACGGTGTACGCGGGGGAGCTCACGAAGTTGTTGTCGGTCCACTGCGAAATCCAGTTCGACTGTGGTCCGCCGGTTCGGCACCTAAAGTAGCTACTCAAGGCATTGTTGTTGCCGTCGATGAAGCCATCGTCCGTGGTCAGGATATGTACTGCGAGCCTGGCTACGAAACCGGCCCTCCCACATCCGGTTTCGGAATGCTGGACGTGATCACACTGGCAACCGTCGGTGCTGCTGTTGGAGCATTGGTTGTCAGCATTGACAACAAGAACACACTGGAAGACAACGAAGACACACTCAAGCGACTGGAAGCCGGTCTGCTTGGACCAGCCAGCCCGTAA
- a CDS encoding sugar transferase, which translates to MSANVLLEEQPVRQQTPAIDLSDIVSSYAEELPRTGWLTKLDLEQPRENLTCLPLSTRFFKRIVDIVGAGTMLVCLSPVMIVAAVLVKLTSPGPIIYSQTRVGLNLRLKSNKDRRQSDASAPQGVEDRRGKGRDRREESNYGQPFTMYKFRTMRNDAESKGAQFAQKSDPRVTAIGRFLRRTRIDELPQLWNVLKGDMSMVGPRPERPHFMETLSSNIPNYVARLGLKPGITGMAQVVNGYDNELEGFRRKVGYDLLYLQNCCLLNDLKILFRTVRVVITGEGAL; encoded by the coding sequence ATGAGCGCCAACGTACTGCTGGAAGAGCAACCGGTCCGACAACAGACGCCGGCCATCGATCTGTCCGACATTGTCAGCAGCTACGCTGAGGAGTTGCCGCGCACGGGCTGGTTGACGAAACTCGATCTGGAGCAACCTCGCGAAAATCTGACCTGTCTGCCACTGTCGACGCGTTTTTTTAAACGCATTGTCGACATCGTCGGGGCCGGAACGATGTTGGTGTGCCTGAGTCCAGTCATGATTGTCGCCGCCGTTTTGGTGAAGCTGACGTCGCCTGGGCCGATCATTTATTCCCAAACGCGAGTTGGCCTGAACCTGCGACTGAAGTCCAACAAAGATCGGCGTCAATCCGATGCCTCGGCGCCGCAAGGTGTGGAAGACCGACGTGGCAAAGGCCGTGACCGACGTGAAGAAAGCAACTACGGGCAACCGTTTACAATGTACAAGTTTCGCACCATGCGAAACGACGCCGAAAGCAAGGGCGCTCAGTTCGCTCAGAAGTCTGATCCGCGAGTGACGGCGATCGGCCGGTTCCTGCGAAGGACTCGCATCGACGAACTTCCGCAACTGTGGAACGTACTGAAGGGCGACATGTCCATGGTCGGTCCACGCCCGGAACGCCCGCACTTTATGGAAACGCTTTCCAGCAACATCCCGAACTACGTCGCTCGCCTGGGGCTGAAACCCGGCATCACAGGGATGGCTCAGGTTGTTAATGGCTACGATAATGAACTGGAAGGTTTTCGTCGCAAGGTCGGCTACGACCTGCTGTACCTGCAGAACTGCTGCCTGCTGAACGACTTAAAAATTCTGTTCCGCACGGTTCGCGTCGTCATCACCGGCGAAGGTGCTCTGTAA
- the hemL gene encoding glutamate-1-semialdehyde 2,1-aminomutase, with protein sequence MNDTANRPNSETEFARACKSIPGGVNSPARAFGAVGGTPPYIQRGDGPYLFDIDGNQYIDFIGSWGPHILGHRHPAVIRAIQLALETGTSFGAPTVAESELAELVVKLVPSVEKVRMVNSGTEATMSAIRLARGFTGRDVIIKFAGCYHGHVDSLLVQAGSGALTLGTPSSPGVPSGCTADTLVLPYNDVAALGTAFEGKGAELAAVILEPVCGNMGCVVPTEEFLQALRQTCTNNGTVLIFDEVMSGFRVALNCAQSRLGVTPDLTTLGKILGGGMPVGAYGGRADIMDAVSPVGSVYQAGTLSGNPVAMASGLATLQQLVKDDPYNKLESLAAQLEDGLLAAAKNANVPVQINRVGSMLTMFFNEQPVTDFATATASDTDRFAKWFHGMLDRGVYLPCSQYEALFVSATHTPELIDETLEAASATLATL encoded by the coding sequence ATGAACGACACCGCAAACCGCCCGAATAGCGAAACCGAGTTCGCTCGCGCATGCAAGTCCATTCCCGGCGGCGTCAACAGCCCGGCTCGCGCATTTGGTGCGGTCGGCGGAACGCCTCCGTACATTCAGCGAGGCGACGGTCCTTACCTGTTTGATATCGATGGCAATCAGTACATCGATTTTATCGGGTCGTGGGGGCCGCACATTTTGGGGCATCGTCATCCGGCTGTCATTCGAGCCATTCAACTGGCTTTAGAAACCGGCACCAGCTTTGGCGCGCCGACGGTGGCGGAATCCGAATTGGCAGAGCTGGTTGTGAAACTGGTTCCGTCGGTCGAAAAAGTTCGCATGGTCAATTCCGGCACGGAAGCCACCATGTCGGCCATTCGCCTGGCTCGCGGCTTCACCGGACGTGACGTTATTATCAAATTCGCAGGCTGCTATCACGGTCACGTCGACAGCCTGCTGGTTCAGGCGGGCAGCGGAGCTCTAACGCTGGGCACTCCGTCCAGCCCCGGCGTGCCTTCCGGCTGCACAGCCGATACTTTGGTGCTGCCGTACAATGACGTGGCGGCGCTGGGAACGGCTTTCGAAGGAAAAGGGGCCGAGCTTGCGGCCGTAATTCTGGAGCCGGTCTGCGGCAACATGGGCTGCGTTGTGCCGACCGAAGAATTCCTGCAGGCGCTGCGACAAACTTGTACCAATAATGGCACGGTTCTGATTTTTGACGAAGTGATGAGCGGCTTTCGAGTGGCCCTGAACTGCGCTCAAAGCCGCCTGGGTGTCACGCCGGATCTGACGACGCTCGGGAAAATTCTCGGCGGTGGCATGCCGGTCGGCGCGTATGGTGGTCGAGCCGACATTATGGACGCTGTCTCCCCAGTCGGCAGCGTCTATCAGGCAGGAACTCTTTCCGGCAACCCGGTCGCAATGGCCAGCGGCCTGGCGACGTTGCAGCAGCTTGTCAAAGACGATCCCTACAACAAATTGGAATCGCTGGCCGCTCAGCTGGAAGACGGTCTGCTGGCAGCCGCGAAGAACGCGAATGTGCCCGTGCAGATCAATCGAGTCGGCAGCATGCTGACGATGTTCTTTAACGAACAGCCCGTGACTGATTTTGCAACCGCGACGGCGTCTGATACGGACCGCTTTGCGAAGTGGTTTCATGGAATGCTGGATCGAGGCGTTTATCTGCCATGCAGCCAGTACGAAGCTCTGTTTGTTTCGGCGACCCATACGCCTGAGCTGATCGACGAAACGCTCGAAGCTGCCTCCGCGACGTTGGCAACGCTGTAG
- a CDS encoding leucine-rich repeat domain-containing protein, giving the protein MNRVIVFLLTTAVTSSFVGCEQKSATSDSQSASSAAPATPDDSAAVAALEEAGCQLTKDAAGNVTEIAVSADSDFSEVLQHLAGVPNVTVARFGGPGMNDAGLKHLAHLKSLKRLDLTDCSKMSNESLKVIGELNTLDVLTLRRAGFTDEGLQYISELPKLRALDLRNTYTTDAGVKHISSITSLIDVQLEYAKITDAGVAFLTGLPLKSLNLSYTGVTDEAMKPVGQIKTLEQLQLNASRVTDVGMAELAGLTKLKRFSCRQADVSGAGIRHLEGLKDMTRLELRETSVDDEGLEVIARMPNLKHLSLAECRLVTGDGLAKLGALPGLTFLDLREVTKLKDKAFANFATLTNMEDLNVESTRITTESVPVILTMTKLKKLSIAGSQIDDEGMVQLGQLPELKSLNLKNCLPADETLAALREARPNLELIVD; this is encoded by the coding sequence ATGAATCGAGTCATTGTTTTTCTGCTGACAACGGCAGTCACCAGTTCGTTTGTGGGTTGCGAGCAGAAATCCGCCACTTCCGACTCGCAGTCAGCTTCGTCAGCCGCACCTGCCACACCAGATGATTCAGCAGCAGTGGCGGCGCTGGAAGAGGCCGGCTGCCAACTGACGAAAGACGCTGCCGGAAACGTCACAGAAATCGCAGTTTCGGCCGACAGCGACTTTTCAGAAGTTCTGCAGCATCTCGCAGGCGTCCCGAATGTCACGGTCGCTCGCTTCGGCGGGCCGGGCATGAATGATGCAGGTCTGAAACACCTGGCCCATCTAAAATCCCTCAAGCGACTGGACCTGACGGACTGCTCCAAAATGTCCAACGAATCTCTAAAGGTTATTGGAGAACTCAACACGCTGGATGTGCTCACCCTGCGACGCGCCGGCTTCACCGATGAGGGGCTGCAGTACATTTCCGAACTGCCCAAACTGCGAGCTCTCGACCTGCGAAATACTTACACGACGGACGCCGGTGTGAAACACATTTCCAGCATCACATCGCTGATCGACGTGCAACTGGAATATGCAAAAATCACCGACGCGGGTGTCGCGTTCCTGACCGGTCTGCCGCTCAAGTCGCTCAACCTAAGCTACACCGGAGTGACAGACGAGGCCATGAAACCTGTCGGGCAGATTAAGACACTTGAGCAACTGCAGCTTAATGCGTCGCGAGTCACCGATGTTGGGATGGCCGAACTGGCCGGACTCACGAAATTGAAACGATTCAGTTGTCGGCAGGCAGATGTCAGCGGCGCAGGAATTCGGCATCTGGAAGGCCTGAAGGACATGACTCGTCTGGAACTGCGAGAAACCTCCGTCGACGACGAAGGGCTGGAAGTTATTGCTCGAATGCCGAACTTAAAGCATCTAAGTCTGGCAGAATGCAGGCTGGTCACAGGCGATGGTCTGGCGAAACTCGGCGCACTGCCCGGGCTGACGTTTCTTGATCTGCGTGAAGTGACGAAATTAAAGGACAAAGCGTTCGCCAATTTCGCAACGTTGACCAACATGGAAGACCTGAATGTCGAATCAACTCGGATCACAACCGAATCCGTGCCCGTCATTCTGACGATGACAAAGCTGAAGAAGCTGAGCATCGCTGGCAGCCAAATTGACGATGAAGGCATGGTTCAGTTGGGACAGCTGCCAGAGCTAAAATCGCTGAACCTGAAGAACTGTCTACCCGCCGACGAAACGCTCGCCGCTCTGCGCGAAGCTCGCCCAAACCTTGAACTGATTGTGGACTAG
- a CDS encoding Gfo/Idh/MocA family protein: protein MTNKSTRRSFLGTSAALGTAFWVAPKSFCRPTRSALQGLTAACIGVGGKGDSDSSHIANQDVEIVGICDVDRRTLEKKGKEFKNAKQFTDFRELFDSLGDKFDIVSVSTPDHTHAAAAVKAMRMKKHVYVQKPMTWSISEARLMRETAAETGVVTQMGNQGTAENGLREAVEVVRSGAIGDVTELHVWTNRPVWPQGIGRPEGSDPIPEHLDWESWLGPAPMRPYKEGIYHTFKWRGWVDFGTGALGDMACHTTNMPVKALELWDPVAVTAVKNPGIVEGETFPGSSTLMFEFPERNGLKPCKFYWYDGGNLPSDDLLAKLPAGFREKIDAHKAGGRKTSAAVLVGSKGLLLSENDYGAEYTLLPEEDYKGYKKPEATLPRIPFRGSNDERHKWEFVESCRGDYEPGTMSNFDYAGRLTETILVGNLAVRAGEGQRIEWDAKNMKSTNRPELNKFVGREYRDGWQI from the coding sequence ATGACAAACAAATCAACTCGTCGGTCGTTTCTCGGAACATCCGCCGCCCTGGGGACAGCATTTTGGGTGGCTCCGAAATCGTTCTGCCGCCCAACTCGATCAGCCCTGCAGGGCTTGACGGCGGCGTGTATCGGCGTCGGCGGAAAAGGCGATAGCGACAGCAGCCACATCGCGAATCAGGACGTGGAAATCGTCGGCATCTGTGATGTCGATCGTCGCACACTGGAAAAGAAGGGCAAGGAATTCAAAAACGCTAAGCAGTTCACGGACTTTCGAGAACTGTTCGACAGCCTCGGCGACAAATTCGACATTGTCAGCGTCAGTACGCCCGACCACACTCACGCTGCCGCCGCTGTCAAAGCGATGCGGATGAAAAAGCACGTTTATGTGCAAAAGCCGATGACGTGGTCAATTTCAGAAGCTCGCCTCATGCGAGAAACCGCCGCCGAAACCGGCGTCGTGACTCAAATGGGTAACCAGGGAACTGCTGAAAACGGTCTTCGTGAAGCTGTTGAAGTGGTCCGCAGCGGAGCAATCGGCGATGTCACCGAATTGCACGTCTGGACCAACCGTCCCGTCTGGCCTCAGGGAATCGGTCGTCCGGAAGGTTCCGACCCAATCCCGGAACATCTGGACTGGGAATCATGGCTTGGACCGGCTCCGATGCGTCCATACAAAGAAGGCATCTACCACACCTTCAAATGGCGCGGCTGGGTCGATTTCGGCACCGGAGCATTGGGCGATATGGCCTGCCACACCACCAACATGCCAGTTAAAGCACTGGAACTGTGGGATCCAGTTGCTGTTACGGCTGTGAAGAATCCAGGCATTGTCGAAGGCGAAACGTTCCCTGGTTCGTCAACGCTGATGTTCGAGTTCCCGGAACGCAACGGCCTGAAGCCCTGCAAGTTCTACTGGTACGATGGCGGCAACCTGCCTTCTGACGACTTGTTGGCCAAACTGCCAGCCGGGTTCCGTGAGAAGATCGATGCTCACAAAGCAGGCGGCAGAAAAACGAGTGCGGCCGTGTTGGTGGGCTCAAAAGGTCTGCTGCTTTCGGAAAACGATTACGGAGCAGAATACACCCTGCTGCCGGAAGAAGACTACAAGGGCTACAAGAAGCCGGAAGCGACGTTGCCACGAATTCCGTTCCGCGGCAGCAACGACGAACGCCACAAGTGGGAGTTTGTCGAATCATGCCGCGGCGATTACGAGCCCGGTACGATGTCCAACTTCGACTACGCTGGTCGTCTGACCGAAACGATCCTGGTCGGCAACCTGGCAGTTCGCGCAGGCGAAGGTCAGCGCATCGAGTGGGATGCTAAGAACATGAAGAGCACCAATCGGCCGGAACTAAACAAGTTCGTCGGTCGCGAGTACCGCGACGGTTGGCAGATCTGA